A single region of the Cyclopterus lumpus isolate fCycLum1 chromosome 16, fCycLum1.pri, whole genome shotgun sequence genome encodes:
- the ccdc12 gene encoding coiled-coil domain-containing protein 12, with amino-acid sequence MERNVGSLQEQALKRKERLKALRDKQLYGQEDGEPENKKASLEETTEEKHRELKLRNYTPEDEELKERQVPKAKPASVEDKVKDQLDAANPEPIIEEVDLANLAPRKPDWDLKRDVAKKLEKLERRTQRAIAELIRDRLRGSEDELAAAVGAAGLEEGDSD; translated from the exons ATGGAGCGAAATGTTGGGTCGCTGCAGGAGCAGGCCctgaagagaaaggagaggctGAAAGCTTTAAGAGATAAACAACTTTAT GGGCAGGAAGACGGGGAGCCAGAGAACAAAAAGGCTTCACTAGAGGAGACTACTGAAGAAAAGCACAG AGAGCTGAAGCTGAGGAATTACACTCCAGAGGATGAAGAGCTGAAGGAGAGGCAGGTGCCCAAAGCAAAACCTGCATCAG TGGAGGATAAAGTAAAAGACCAGTTAGATGCAGCTAATCCAGAGCCCATCATTGAAGAAGTG GATTTGGCCAACCTCGCCCCGAGAAAACCAGACTG GGATCTAAAGCGTGATGTTGCAAAGAAACTGGAGAAGTTGGAGAGGAGAACACAGAGAGCGATCGCCGAGCTCATCA gggACCGTCTGCGAGGCAGTGAAGACGAGTTGGCCGCAGCGGTGGGAGCAGCAGGATTGGAAGAGGGTGACTCGGACTGA